A single window of Aphidius gifuensis isolate YNYX2018 linkage group LG1, ASM1490517v1, whole genome shotgun sequence DNA harbors:
- the LOC122847503 gene encoding lysine-specific demethylase 6A isoform X2: MFKVHTDYGSAQKHLNLALSDASTPALFSKLEIKFHIAHLLEVEGKYRLAREEYETLLKENLSAHLKADICRQLGWLYHVVDGAILGLSKTQKTAIAIRCLQRSIDAEPKSGQSLYLLGRCLAASGKVHEAFIAYRNSVEKSEGNADTWCSIGVLYQQQSQPMDALQAYICAVQLDKSHSAAWTNLGILYESVSQPKDALACYVNASRGNNNNNNSISHSPSPLTGLGGAKSGGTTPMNPSLQQRINFLQTHLSQAPMPSIASKRRLLPSIEEAWNLPISAEMSSRQQQQQQQQAPNTPGYNKYSVPPSNPAPPPPPPYPQNQVQNIQKRFKPEDQMSINQQQPQPQQQQRPSYYLTPQQLQMLHVLQQNQANLNPQQQSMFQQLQHQYRAMQQHQQNLLRHQQQQQQVQQQQQQQQQQVQVQQQQQQVQVQQQQVQQQQQVQVQQQQLALAQRGLRPAQPGYGPSLSGQPGVLKNYGIQQPQSGSVALQTGFSDTNIGYNAPATGNAQQSPGMPYKSASDPTYNTQRQAQFNSNNNNSNNNNNQQQQQQYQTTNNQYGAQGYTQITSTTSNYPEGAAGGNKDLGVTDQELQALLSQKDIATTLAEDLLKHFGSEDLDVKDDIPIMNNGNLSCGPFSPSNIDNNNEKLNNKDIKIEPIDNNTFDINNKNDIKLLNETIKCEATSSTNNNNNNKIDILRTEPVLKFESLRESPVEPEFTIDMSSKDVLDACRGQGIKGVPNYSILTDRSPPPAPPDPPNQRLTKEQLLPPTPSVYLENKKDAFSPQLQEFCLKHPIAVIRGLAAALKLDLGLFSTKTLVEANPDHGIEVRTQMQQTSDENWDPVMARKVWGCISHRSHTTIAKYAQYQASSFQESLKEEREKSQGIHSSNLSDSDSKDSTGVVKRKKNIYGLAGKPGSKMLKFGTNVDLSDERKWKSQLQELIKLPAFARVVSAGNMLSHVGHVILGMNTVQLYMKVPGSRTPGHQENNNFCSININIGPGDCEWFAVPDAYWGVICALCEKNNINYLHGSWWPSLEDLYEENIPVYRFLQRPGDLVWVNAGCVHWVQAVGWCNNIAWNVGPLTARQYQLAIERYEWNKLQSFKSIVPMVHLSWNLARNIKVSDPRLFELIKNCLLRTMRQCCLILEYVKSKNVEVRFHGRGKNEASHYCGQCEIEVFNILFIREQEKRHVVHCMDCARKQSPSLEGFVCLEEYRMCDLMEVYDGFTIHTVIPPAPLTINSLVSVQTTNQTS, encoded by the exons ATGTTCAAGGTTCATACTGACTATGGTTCAGCTCAAAAACATCTTAATTTAGCACTATCTGATGCTAGTACACCTGCATTATTTTCAAAGCTTGAAA ttaAATTTCATATTGCTCATCTTCTTGAGGTTGAAGGAAAATATCGTTTAGCAAGAGAAGAATatgaaacattattaaaagaaaatttatcagcTCATTTAAAAGCTGATATTTGTCGTCAATTAG gtTGGCTGTATCACGTTGTTGATGGTGCAATTTTAGGATTATCTAAAACTCAAAAAACAGCAATTGCAATTCGTTGTCTTCAAAGGTCAATTGATGCTGAACCAAAAAGTGGACaaagtttatatttacttGGTCGTTGTTTAGCAGCATCTGGTAAAGTTCACGAAGCATTTATTGCATATag aaATTCCGTTGAAAAATCTGAAGGTAATGCTGATACTTGGTGTAGCATAGGTGTactttatcaacaacaaagtCAGCCTATGGATGCACTTCAAGCTTATATATGTGCTGTTCAATTGGATAAATCACATTCAGCTGCTTGGACAAATCTTGGAATTCTTTATGAAAGTGTCAGTCAACCCAAGGACGCATTAGCTTGTTACGTAAACGCATCACG tggtaataataacaacaacaacagtataTCACATTCACCCAGTCCATTGACTGGTCTAGGTGGTGCCAAGTCTGGTGGCACTACACCAATGAACCCGTCCCTTCAACAACGCATTAATTTTCTTCAAACTCATTTGAGTCAAGCACCAATGCCATCCATAGCATCAAA aagACGGCTATTGCCGTCAATTGAAGAAGCTTGGAATCTTCCAATCAGCGCTGAAATGTCGAGTagacaacagcaacaacaacaacaacaagctcCTAATACACCtggatataataaatattcggTACCACCGTCAAATccagcaccaccaccaccaccgccATATCCACAAAATCAAGtgcaaaatatacaaaaacgTTTTAAACCAGAAGATCAAATGTCaattaatcaacaacaaccacagccacaacaacaacaacgtccATCATATTATTTAACACCTCAGCAACTTCAAATGTTACATGTTTTACAACAAAATCAGGCAAATTTAAATCCACAACAACAAAGTATGTTTCAACAACTTCAACATCAATACAGAGCAatgcaacaacatcaacaaaatcTTCTTagacatcaacaacaacaacaacaagtgcaacagcagcaacaacaacaacaacagcaagtgcaagtacaacaacaacaacaacaagtgcaagtacaacaacaacaagtgcaacaacaacaacaagtacaagtacaacaacaacaattggcACTGGCACAACGTGGTTTGAGGCCTGCTCAACCTGGTTATGGACCATCATTATCAGGACAACCaggtgtattaaaaaattatggtaTACAACAGCCACAAAGTGGTTCAGTAGCACTTCAAACTGGTTTTTCAGATACAAATATTGGCTATAATGCTCCAGCAACAGGCAATGCACAACAATCACCAGGTATGCCTTATAAATCAGCATCAGATCCAACATATAATACACAAAGACAAGCTcaatttaatagtaataataataatagtaataataataacaatcaacaacaacaacaacaatatcaaacaacaaataatcaatatggTGCTCAAGGTTATACACaaataacatcaacaacaagtaATTATCCAGAGGGTGCTGCTGGTGGTAATAAAGATCTTGGTGTAACTGATCAAGAGCTACAAgcattattatcacaaaaagATATTGCAACAACATTAGCTGaagatttattaaaacattttgGATCAGAAGATTTAGATGTTAAAGATGATATTCCAATAATGAATAATGGTAATTTAAGTTGTGGACCATTTTCAccatcaaatattgataataataatgaaaaattaaataataaagatattaaaattgaaccaattgataataatacatttgatataaataataaaaatgatataaaattattaaatgaaacaatTAAATGTGAGGCAACATCaagtacaaataataataataataataaaattgatatattacgTACAGAGccagttttaaaatttgaaagttTACGTGAATCACCAGTTGAGCCAGAATTTACAATTGATATGTCATCAAAAGATGTATTAGATGCATGTCGTGGACAAGGTATAAAAGGTGTAccaaattattcaatattaactGATCGTTCACCACCACCAGCACCACCAGATCCACCAAATCAAAGATTAACTAAAGAACAATTATTACCACCAACACCAAGTGtttatttggaaaataaaaaagatgcaTTTAGTCCACAATTACaagaattttgtttaaaacatCCAATAGCTGTTATACGTGGTTTAGCAGCAGcattaaaattagatttaggtttattttcaacaaaaacacTTGTTGAAGCAAATCCAGATCATGGTATTGAAGTTAGAACACAAATGCAACAAACAAGTGATGAAAATTGGGATCCAGTTATGGCTAGAAAAGTATGGGGTTGTATTAGTCATCGTAGTCATACAACAATTGCTAAATATGCACAATATCAAGCATCATCATTTCAAGAAAGTCTTAAAGAAGAACGTGAAAAATCACAAGGTATacattcatcaaatttatctGATTCAGATTCAAAAGATAGTACTGGtgttgttaaaagaaaaaaaaatatatatggtttAGCTGGTAAACCTGGTTCAAAAATGCTTAAATTTGGTACAAATGTTGATTTATCTGATGAAAGAAAATGGAAATCACAACTACAAGAACTCATTAAATTACCAGCATTTGCTAGAGTTGTATCTGCTGGTAATATGTTGAGTCATGTTGGTCATGTTATACTTGGTATGAATACTGtacaattatatatgaaaGTACCTGGTAGTAGAACACCTGGacatcaagaaaataataatttttgttcaataaatattaatattggtCCTGGTGATTGTGAATGGTTTGCTGTACCAGATGCATACTGGGGTGTTATATGTGcattatgtgaaaaaaataatattaattatttacatggTAGTTGGTGGCCATCACTTGAAGATTtatatgaagaaaatataCCAGTATATAGATTTTTACAAAGACCAGGTGATCTTGTATGGGTTAATGCTGGTTGTGTACATTGGGTACAAGCTGTTGGTTGGTGTAATAATATTGCATGGAATGTTGGTCCATTAACTGCAAGACAATATCAACTTGCTATTGAACGTTATGAATGGAATAAATTAcaatcatttaaatcaattgtaCCAATGGTACATTTATCATGGAATTTAGCTAGAAATATTAAAGTATCTGATCCACGTTTATTTGaacttattaaaaattgtttattaagaaCAATGAGACAATGTTGTTTAATACTTGAATatgttaaaagtaaaaatgttGAAGTTAGATTTCATGGAAGAGGAAAAAATGAAGCATCACATTATTGTGGACAATGCGAg ATTGaagtttttaatattctttttataagAGAACAAGAAAAACGACATGTTGTACATTGTATGGACTGTGCTAGAAAACAATCACCATCACTTGAAGGTTTTGTTTGTCTAGAAGAATATCGTATGTGTGATTTAATGGAAGTATATGATGGTTTTACAATTCACACTGTTATTCCACCAGCACCATTGACAATTAATAGTTTGGTTTCTGTACAAACAACAAATCAAACCTCCTGA
- the LOC122847503 gene encoding lysine-specific demethylase 6A isoform X1 — translation MRMSADIKMAQETDDINLTPQELQVLSELDSRQFGFLKLNSSEHAKKKELVVRAIKYLERMLVQAQNEKQSRRADSTKGRYVKIKKIDDDDEEDDDDDDVDNDDDDDDDENGISIDPKTYCKLGHFHLLLEDYAKAMSAYQQFYTLKGDYWKDATFLYGQGLAYYHFNAYQWAIKAFQQVLWVDPSFPRACDIHLRLGLMFKVHTDYGSAQKHLNLALSDASTPALFSKLEIKFHIAHLLEVEGKYRLAREEYETLLKENLSAHLKADICRQLGWLYHVVDGAILGLSKTQKTAIAIRCLQRSIDAEPKSGQSLYLLGRCLAASGKVHEAFIAYRNSVEKSEGNADTWCSIGVLYQQQSQPMDALQAYICAVQLDKSHSAAWTNLGILYESVSQPKDALACYVNASRGNNNNNNSISHSPSPLTGLGGAKSGGTTPMNPSLQQRINFLQTHLSQAPMPSIASKRRLLPSIEEAWNLPISAEMSSRQQQQQQQQAPNTPGYNKYSVPPSNPAPPPPPPYPQNQVQNIQKRFKPEDQMSINQQQPQPQQQQRPSYYLTPQQLQMLHVLQQNQANLNPQQQSMFQQLQHQYRAMQQHQQNLLRHQQQQQQVQQQQQQQQQQVQVQQQQQQVQVQQQQVQQQQQVQVQQQQLALAQRGLRPAQPGYGPSLSGQPGVLKNYGIQQPQSGSVALQTGFSDTNIGYNAPATGNAQQSPGMPYKSASDPTYNTQRQAQFNSNNNNSNNNNNQQQQQQYQTTNNQYGAQGYTQITSTTSNYPEGAAGGNKDLGVTDQELQALLSQKDIATTLAEDLLKHFGSEDLDVKDDIPIMNNGNLSCGPFSPSNIDNNNEKLNNKDIKIEPIDNNTFDINNKNDIKLLNETIKCEATSSTNNNNNNKIDILRTEPVLKFESLRESPVEPEFTIDMSSKDVLDACRGQGIKGVPNYSILTDRSPPPAPPDPPNQRLTKEQLLPPTPSVYLENKKDAFSPQLQEFCLKHPIAVIRGLAAALKLDLGLFSTKTLVEANPDHGIEVRTQMQQTSDENWDPVMARKVWGCISHRSHTTIAKYAQYQASSFQESLKEEREKSQGIHSSNLSDSDSKDSTGVVKRKKNIYGLAGKPGSKMLKFGTNVDLSDERKWKSQLQELIKLPAFARVVSAGNMLSHVGHVILGMNTVQLYMKVPGSRTPGHQENNNFCSININIGPGDCEWFAVPDAYWGVICALCEKNNINYLHGSWWPSLEDLYEENIPVYRFLQRPGDLVWVNAGCVHWVQAVGWCNNIAWNVGPLTARQYQLAIERYEWNKLQSFKSIVPMVHLSWNLARNIKVSDPRLFELIKNCLLRTMRQCCLILEYVKSKNVEVRFHGRGKNEASHYCGQCEIEVFNILFIREQEKRHVVHCMDCARKQSPSLEGFVCLEEYRMCDLMEVYDGFTIHTVIPPAPLTINSLVSVQTTNQTS, via the exons ATGCGTATGTCGGCTGACATAAAAATGGCCCAGGAAACTGACGACATCAATTTGACTCCCCAAGAGCTACAAGTTCTATCAGAACTAGACAG TCGAcaatttggttttttaaaattaaattcatctgaacatgctaaaaaaaaagagcttgTTGTACGTGcaataaaatatcttgaaaGAATGCTTGTACAAgcacaaaatgaaaaacaaagtcGTCGAGCTGATAGTACAAAAGGACgttatgttaaaattaaaaaaattgatgatgatgatgaagaggatgatgatgatgatgatgttgataatgatgatgatgatgacgatgatgaaaaTGGTATTAGCATTGATCCAAAAACATATTGTAAACTTGGTCATTTTCATTTACTTCTTGAAGATTATGCCAAAG CAATGTCAGcatatcaacaattttatacattaaaaGGAGACTATTGGAAAGACGCTACTTTTCTTTATGGACAAGGTCTTGCCTATTATCATTTCAATGCTTATCAGTG ggcAATAAAGGCATTTCAACAGGTATTATGGGTGGATCCAAGTTTTCCACGTGCATGCGATATTCATTTGCGACTTGGGCTTATGTTCAAGGTTCATACTGACTATGGTTCAGCTCAAAAACATCTTAATTTAGCACTATCTGATGCTAGTACACCTGCATTATTTTCAAAGCTTGAAA ttaAATTTCATATTGCTCATCTTCTTGAGGTTGAAGGAAAATATCGTTTAGCAAGAGAAGAATatgaaacattattaaaagaaaatttatcagcTCATTTAAAAGCTGATATTTGTCGTCAATTAG gtTGGCTGTATCACGTTGTTGATGGTGCAATTTTAGGATTATCTAAAACTCAAAAAACAGCAATTGCAATTCGTTGTCTTCAAAGGTCAATTGATGCTGAACCAAAAAGTGGACaaagtttatatttacttGGTCGTTGTTTAGCAGCATCTGGTAAAGTTCACGAAGCATTTATTGCATATag aaATTCCGTTGAAAAATCTGAAGGTAATGCTGATACTTGGTGTAGCATAGGTGTactttatcaacaacaaagtCAGCCTATGGATGCACTTCAAGCTTATATATGTGCTGTTCAATTGGATAAATCACATTCAGCTGCTTGGACAAATCTTGGAATTCTTTATGAAAGTGTCAGTCAACCCAAGGACGCATTAGCTTGTTACGTAAACGCATCACG tggtaataataacaacaacaacagtataTCACATTCACCCAGTCCATTGACTGGTCTAGGTGGTGCCAAGTCTGGTGGCACTACACCAATGAACCCGTCCCTTCAACAACGCATTAATTTTCTTCAAACTCATTTGAGTCAAGCACCAATGCCATCCATAGCATCAAA aagACGGCTATTGCCGTCAATTGAAGAAGCTTGGAATCTTCCAATCAGCGCTGAAATGTCGAGTagacaacagcaacaacaacaacaacaagctcCTAATACACCtggatataataaatattcggTACCACCGTCAAATccagcaccaccaccaccaccgccATATCCACAAAATCAAGtgcaaaatatacaaaaacgTTTTAAACCAGAAGATCAAATGTCaattaatcaacaacaaccacagccacaacaacaacaacgtccATCATATTATTTAACACCTCAGCAACTTCAAATGTTACATGTTTTACAACAAAATCAGGCAAATTTAAATCCACAACAACAAAGTATGTTTCAACAACTTCAACATCAATACAGAGCAatgcaacaacatcaacaaaatcTTCTTagacatcaacaacaacaacaacaagtgcaacagcagcaacaacaacaacaacagcaagtgcaagtacaacaacaacaacaacaagtgcaagtacaacaacaacaagtgcaacaacaacaacaagtacaagtacaacaacaacaattggcACTGGCACAACGTGGTTTGAGGCCTGCTCAACCTGGTTATGGACCATCATTATCAGGACAACCaggtgtattaaaaaattatggtaTACAACAGCCACAAAGTGGTTCAGTAGCACTTCAAACTGGTTTTTCAGATACAAATATTGGCTATAATGCTCCAGCAACAGGCAATGCACAACAATCACCAGGTATGCCTTATAAATCAGCATCAGATCCAACATATAATACACAAAGACAAGCTcaatttaatagtaataataataatagtaataataataacaatcaacaacaacaacaacaatatcaaacaacaaataatcaatatggTGCTCAAGGTTATACACaaataacatcaacaacaagtaATTATCCAGAGGGTGCTGCTGGTGGTAATAAAGATCTTGGTGTAACTGATCAAGAGCTACAAgcattattatcacaaaaagATATTGCAACAACATTAGCTGaagatttattaaaacattttgGATCAGAAGATTTAGATGTTAAAGATGATATTCCAATAATGAATAATGGTAATTTAAGTTGTGGACCATTTTCAccatcaaatattgataataataatgaaaaattaaataataaagatattaaaattgaaccaattgataataatacatttgatataaataataaaaatgatataaaattattaaatgaaacaatTAAATGTGAGGCAACATCaagtacaaataataataataataataaaattgatatattacgTACAGAGccagttttaaaatttgaaagttTACGTGAATCACCAGTTGAGCCAGAATTTACAATTGATATGTCATCAAAAGATGTATTAGATGCATGTCGTGGACAAGGTATAAAAGGTGTAccaaattattcaatattaactGATCGTTCACCACCACCAGCACCACCAGATCCACCAAATCAAAGATTAACTAAAGAACAATTATTACCACCAACACCAAGTGtttatttggaaaataaaaaagatgcaTTTAGTCCACAATTACaagaattttgtttaaaacatCCAATAGCTGTTATACGTGGTTTAGCAGCAGcattaaaattagatttaggtttattttcaacaaaaacacTTGTTGAAGCAAATCCAGATCATGGTATTGAAGTTAGAACACAAATGCAACAAACAAGTGATGAAAATTGGGATCCAGTTATGGCTAGAAAAGTATGGGGTTGTATTAGTCATCGTAGTCATACAACAATTGCTAAATATGCACAATATCAAGCATCATCATTTCAAGAAAGTCTTAAAGAAGAACGTGAAAAATCACAAGGTATacattcatcaaatttatctGATTCAGATTCAAAAGATAGTACTGGtgttgttaaaagaaaaaaaaatatatatggtttAGCTGGTAAACCTGGTTCAAAAATGCTTAAATTTGGTACAAATGTTGATTTATCTGATGAAAGAAAATGGAAATCACAACTACAAGAACTCATTAAATTACCAGCATTTGCTAGAGTTGTATCTGCTGGTAATATGTTGAGTCATGTTGGTCATGTTATACTTGGTATGAATACTGtacaattatatatgaaaGTACCTGGTAGTAGAACACCTGGacatcaagaaaataataatttttgttcaataaatattaatattggtCCTGGTGATTGTGAATGGTTTGCTGTACCAGATGCATACTGGGGTGTTATATGTGcattatgtgaaaaaaataatattaattatttacatggTAGTTGGTGGCCATCACTTGAAGATTtatatgaagaaaatataCCAGTATATAGATTTTTACAAAGACCAGGTGATCTTGTATGGGTTAATGCTGGTTGTGTACATTGGGTACAAGCTGTTGGTTGGTGTAATAATATTGCATGGAATGTTGGTCCATTAACTGCAAGACAATATCAACTTGCTATTGAACGTTATGAATGGAATAAATTAcaatcatttaaatcaattgtaCCAATGGTACATTTATCATGGAATTTAGCTAGAAATATTAAAGTATCTGATCCACGTTTATTTGaacttattaaaaattgtttattaagaaCAATGAGACAATGTTGTTTAATACTTGAATatgttaaaagtaaaaatgttGAAGTTAGATTTCATGGAAGAGGAAAAAATGAAGCATCACATTATTGTGGACAATGCGAg ATTGaagtttttaatattctttttataagAGAACAAGAAAAACGACATGTTGTACATTGTATGGACTGTGCTAGAAAACAATCACCATCACTTGAAGGTTTTGTTTGTCTAGAAGAATATCGTATGTGTGATTTAATGGAAGTATATGATGGTTTTACAATTCACACTGTTATTCCACCAGCACCATTGACAATTAATAGTTTGGTTTCTGTACAAACAACAAATCAAACCTCCTGA